Proteins from one Homalodisca vitripennis isolate AUS2020 chromosome 3, UT_GWSS_2.1, whole genome shotgun sequence genomic window:
- the LOC124358212 gene encoding uncharacterized protein LOC124358212 — MDFLRRAARKSKLDRVRNEEIRRTMKREETIVEAIRQKQLVWFGHVNRMDEERLPKILMEWLPTERRKRGRPRETWKQGISKAMSERNLGPGDWNDRKEWKLGIGRRPHTL, encoded by the coding sequence ATGGATTTCCTGAGAAGAGCTGCGCGGAAATCGAAATTAGACAGAGTGCGAAATGAGGAGATAAGAAGAACGATGAAACGAGAAGAAACTATTGTTGAAGCAATTAGACAGAAACAGTTAGTATGGTTCGGCCACGTAAACCGAATGGATGAAGAACGTCTGCCAAAAATTCTTATGGAATGGCTACCAACAGAACGACGAAAGAGGGGGCGCCCTAGAGAAACATGGAAGCAGGGGATATCGAAGGCAATGTCGGAACGGAACTTAGGACCTGGTGATTGGAATGATAGGAAAGAGTGGAAGTTGGGAATCGGAAGGCGACCACATACGCTGTGA